A region of the Pricia mediterranea genome:
TACATAGAGTTTACAGGAGACGAAACTTCAGCCGAAGTAAACGAGGCCGCAGTCAAAAATTACATGAATCAGTTACGCTCGATTGCCGATGGCGACGATATTCAACTGATGGAAATGGCCTTACGCATGCCTGATTCCCTCAAAACGGAGCGTGAGGATATAGAACCTGGAGAATACGAGGCCATTCAACGTGCCGTTCAGGAGGCACTCAAAGAAATCGCCGATTTTCGATCGGATGAGGGAAGCATTCTAGAAAAGGATTTTTTACTGCGCATCCAAAACCTTCAAATCCTCTTGGGCCAAGTCGAGCAAATGGATCCCGACCGTCAGATCGAGGTTCGAAAGCGCTTAGAAAAAGCGGTGGCGGACATACAGGCCGACCTTGATGAAAACCGGTTCGAACAGGAATTGGTCTACTATTTGGAGAAATACGATATCACCGAAGAAAAGGTAAGATTGGACAATCATTTGAACTATTTCGCGACTTCCCTGAATTCCAAAGAATCGAACGGGAAAAAACTGGGATTCATTGCCCAAGAGATCGGTCGTGAAATCAATACCATTGGCTCAAAGGCCAATTATGCCCCAATGCAGCAACTGGTAGTGCAAATGAAGGATGAACTGGAGAAGATCAAGGAACAGATGTTGAACGTGCTCTGAAAAAGGACTACGAACCAGGAATCAAGACCTTTGCCCGATCCGCTGGCCCGTGGTGACGTATTTTGACTGGGAATTTACCAGTTTACGAGGCGTGGGTCGACACGAGCTTGAGCTTGATTCTTGGTCCACCCGGACGTTTGGCGCAAACTTGAGTTTGAAACTCGAATTAAAACTTGAACCTATACAATGAAAGGCGGCAAACTTATTATATTTTCGGCACCATCCGGTAGCGGAAAGACAACTATCGTACGGCATCTCTTGGAGCAGCCTGATCTTAACCTCGCTTTTTCAATCTCTGCAACTTCGCGGCCTCGTAGGATAAAGGAGAAAAATGGGGAGCATTACTACTTTATGTCCATATCCGAATTTAAGAACAACATAAAGAACGACAAGTTTTTAGAATGGGAAGAGGTGTACCGCGATAATTTCTACGGCACCTTGAAAAGCGAAGTCGAAAGATTATGGGCCGAAGGCAAGAATGTGATTTTCGATATCGATGTAGCGGGAGGATTGCGTATCAAGCGAAAATTTCCAAAAGAGACCTTGGCGGTTTTCGTAAAGCCCCCCAGTGTAGACGAACTCAAGATTAGACTTAAGAAGCGGAGTACCGAAAGCGATGATAAAATCAATATGCGTATCGCAAAGGCCTCCGTAGAGCTGGCCACCGCCCCGCAGTTCGATAAGATCATCAAAAATTACGATCTGGACACCGCGCTGCAGGAAGCCCATGATCTGGTTGCCGAGTTTATTGCCGAGGAAGCTGACTAAACGGTATTCAACAGCCAAAAACGACCGGATTTTTTCAATTGCGGCAGCACCGTCCAAGCAGGTTACAAATACTTTTCAGAATATGATAAAAACGGGACTTTATTTTGGAACCTTTAACCCGATCCACATCGGGCACATGGTCATCGCCAACCATATGGTCGAGTTCTCCGATTTGGATGAGGTCTGGTTCGTTATCACCCCACAGAGTCCGTTTAAGAAAAAGAAATCCCTGCTCGATAATAATCACAGATATCAGATGGTCTATGAGGCCGTAGAGGATTATCCAAAGCTGAAACCCAGCAAAATCGAGTTTGATTTGTCGCAACCCAATTATACGGTGGATACCTTAGTGCATTTAAACGAAAAATACGGTGATGGGCATCGCTTTTCGCTGATTATGGGCGAAGACAACCTAAAGGGATTCCACAAATGGAAGAATTACGAAGTTATTTTAGAACACCATGATATTTATGTATATCCGAGAATCTCTCGGGAGCGCCGCGCAAACCTGTTTGATCGTCATCCTAAGATTCAGATGGTCGAGGCACCGATAATGGAAATTTCATCCACCTTTATCCGAAAACATTATAAGATGGGCAAAAATGTGCGGCCGTTGCTTCCCGGAAAAGTCTGGAAATATATGGATGAGATGAATTTTTACAAGTGATGTTTTGATACAAAGCGTCTAGAGGTACGAAATGCTGTTTCAAAACATCGAAAAAGGGACATTCAGAAGTTAAATAACCTATTGATTATCAGCGTAATAATCCGTATCTTAGAGTAAACAAAACCCCGAGAATGAGTCGTTAGCTCGAAAAACGGGGTTTTTATCTAAGATGTTATGTCCAAGATACGAAGAATCCGCGATTTCCAGCACACTTTTTCATTTTCCTCCCAACAGGAACAGTTGGGAGTTTTCTTTGACCGTTTTTTGGAATCCGATCTGGGCAAGATCTACCGGGCGGTGCCCTGGGACGACATGGTGGCGGCCCTCGGTGTGAAGGAGGCGAAAAAAGGCCCGAAGGCGATCTTCTCCCCCCGGGGCAAGGTCGCCCTGATGTTCCTCAAGCACTATGCGGATTGCTCCGACAGAAAACTTGTCGAAGGGCTCAACGGCAACCTGGACTGGCAGTTCTTCTGCGGCATCTATATCGGTGCCGATCGTCTGGAAAACTTCAAGATCGTGAGCGAGATACGGTCGGAACTGGGGGGAAAGCTCGACATCGACGCCCTGCAGAAGGCCCTCTACGGACACTGGTCCCCGCACATGGGGGACAAGGGCTCCGTCACGATGGACGCCACCTGCTACGAGAGCAACATGCGGTACCCTACAAATGTAAAACTGCTCTGGGAATGTACCGACTGGCTGCACCGGCTGCTCAAAAAGGTATGCGGGGAAAAAAAGGTCGCCATGCCGCGCAGCAAGTACCTGAAATGGAAAAAGCGGTACGTGTCCTACAGCAAGATGAAGAGGAAGACCAAGAAGAAGCGGGATGCGCTGACCAGGGCCCTGCTCCTGCTGACCGAAAAGTTCTCGGCGGAACTGGACCGTATGGAAGGGGAGCACGGCCTGGCGTTCACCGTGGACCAGTACGTGCGCAGGGCCGCGGCCAGGAAGGTACGGGAACAACAGTACGCCCTGTTCCACCACGGCGTGCGGCCCGAGGGCCGCATCGTCAGCCTTGACAGGCCCTATGTCAGGCCGATCGTCAGGGGCAAGGAGAAAAAGCCGGTGGAGTTCGGTGCCAAGGTGCACAAGTTCCAGGTGGGCGGCATCGGCTTTATCGAGCACCTATCCTTCGACGCCTTCCACGAGGGGATACGCTTCCGCAAGACCGTCCTGGACGCGCAGGGCCTGACCCGTACCAAGGTCAAGATCGTAGGGGCCGATGCCATCTACGCGACCAACAAAAATCGGAAGTTCGCCACCGGGAACGGTATCCGTACCGACTTCAAGCGCAAGGGAAGGGCCGGCAAACACGAGGGGCACCGTAAGAAACTGGCGGCGGCCATCACCAAGGAAAGGGCCGCCCGCCTGGAGGGCAGCTTCGGCAACGACAAGGAACACTACGGCCTCAAAAGAATAAGGGCCCGCACCAAGGCTACGGAGATCCTCTGGATATTTTTCGGCATCCACACCGCCAACGCCCTTGAGATCGGCAGGCGCATGGCCTCGGCCCGCCTGGCAAAAGCAGCCTGAGCCTCCAGCAGCCAGGAGGCCCGAGGGAGACCTATGTCCCGACGGGACCGGAAGGGCCCGAAATCCGTCCTCCCGAACCGAAAAGACCTCAAAGGCGACACCGGAAATCGAAAATGCCGCCCGACCTCTACGGTCGAACGGCACCGACTTTAAATTTTACCGAAAAAAGGGCTTACTCCTGAATATCCCGAAAAAATGCAAGTCTGAAATGAAGGGTTCTATTGTTTTGGATTAGACATCTACTTTCCCGTTTATTTTGTGGAATCAAAAAGCACCGTTTTATACGCAAAATCCCTCATTTCCCCGGCTATGCCGACATTGGTGACCCGCACCATGAAGGTAGTGTCCTCGCTGAATGTACTGGTGTTTATCTCAGGTTTCCAAACGATAGTATTGTCCCCGTAAATGCCGGTCAGCTCTTCGGTTTCCATGGCTATATTTTCTCCTGTATCCGTTGTCATAGTAATTTCCGTCCTCTCAAAATCTGCCTTAGCAATAGAAAAAGACCAGCGAGCGTAGGCGAGTTGTTTTGGCAGGTAGCCAGGTGGGGGCCAAGCTATAAATTCCGGGGCATCGGAGGGAGGTTCCCCCGAATTGCCCAAGACCCATATTGCATTGTAGCTGCTAGTATTTCCCACCCCAATTTCCTGAAGCTTTGGCCATAGCAACCACCTGCGGTGCCCGACCGGATAATTCTCGTTACCCCGGTCCCGGATGTAGGTGTCTATGGCATCTGCGTTTCTGGTAGAGGCCAAAAGCGAATTGCCCGCGCCCTCGTGCCCAGCTTGGGAATAACATTTCCAATCGGTCGGGGGGTCGTGGTCGAGGGCGCCGTTCGCGTGCATCATCAAGGCTGCCCTTTGTGCCTTTTCGCTTTTCGAGCTATCTTCGGCGATATTGTTGTGAAGTCCCGCTGCTTTTCTAAAATACAACAACCGCATAAAAATCTTGTCCATGGTTTCTTGGGGCACCTCCCCGGGTTGGCAATCGGGCTCGCTACCGGTCCATGATACATCAGATGCAGACGCGCTCGAGGATACATAGTAATCCTCATACAACTGTATTGCGGCCGAGCGGGAAGCTTCATCGACGGTTTTGTCCGTAGTATTATCGGTATCCGGCGACTGGGAGTCATCGTTGTCGATCGAATTTTCTTTGCTGCAGGAAAATGTCAGCAAAATTACGGCCATGAAAAGCCATGGAAATTTACATATACGCATCGAAGACAAGATAAGAATGCTCTCTTTCTCTTAACGTATGGAACACGACCAACGTATATTATTTTCGATGAACGGAACTAATTTTCTTATCCCACACTAAAGACATGACGCATTTCCAGCTTCTACTCCATAACCTTGGCCGGAATAATAGAGTCATCATATTCCAGATAGTACATTTCCAGGAGTTCGATGACCGCGTTCATCAGATCCTTGGTCTCCAACAGCAGCGAAAAGTAAAGTGTCGTATTTTTAGGGCTTGACTCCTCGGTACGGGTCCGGGCTACCTGTTTTTCGATTTTTTGCGAAACTAGGTCGAAAAGTTCCTGTTTGCGCTCCAGAATATTCCCGATTTGCTCAAATGAGCGCTCGTCAAAGGCCTGTTTGGTGTTGTTGAAGATTTCTGCCAGCTTATTGTCGATTTCTTTCAGCTCCTTAATTTGGTTGTATTTTAATTTTTTGTGATTGTTATGCACGTGCTTGTGGCTGACCTTGCCGATGTATTCCAGTGACTGTGCGATATCGGTCAAATGGCCTAAAACGTTGATATAGAAATTACTCGCACCTACACTGGCCTCGTCTAGATTTTTGATGAAATAGAAAATATGATCGCGGAGCTCATCGATTTCAGAGGATAGTTTGGCACCTTGTTTCTTATTTTTTTTCAGTTGGTCGAGGTTGTGTTTCGCCAGGCCGTTGATAGAATTGGCATATATTTTTTTGCTACGCTTCATAACGTTCGAGATGTTCTTGGCACTTTCTTCGATCACGCCCTGAATCGAACTGCTCTCGGCCTTGTGCAGGCTGTCTTCAGCTTGAATTTCTTTGGATTTTTTACTGTACGAAATATAATTTCTAGCTAGGATCAAGACCGCTGCGAACAAGAGAATGGCCAGTGCGGCACCCTTGCCAAAACTGATGAGGGTCAATATGATGCCGGATGCAATAAAAGCGATGATGGCCGTTCCGAACCAACCGCCGATGACGTTCAGTACGCCGGCGACCCTGTAAACGGCACTTTCGGCGCCCCAGGCCTTGTCCGCCAATGAGGTGCCCATAGCGACCATAAAAGTGACGTAGGTAGTGGAGAGGGGTAATTTATATGATGTTGCGATCGAAATTAATATGCCCGCTACCATGAGATTGACGGCGGCCCTGACCATATCGAAGGCGGGTCGCTCGTAAGTTTTGTCCCGTGCGAGCGTGATAACCGGCTTTTCAAAGCGATGGGCCAATTTTTGGTTTATTCGGGTCGGTAAGAC
Encoded here:
- a CDS encoding YicC/YloC family endoribonuclease; protein product: MIQSMTGFGKHVIQLPSKKISVELKSLNSKSLDLNARMPSSYREKELELRKTIAGALKRGKVDFSLYIEFTGDETSAEVNEAAVKNYMNQLRSIADGDDIQLMEMALRMPDSLKTEREDIEPGEYEAIQRAVQEALKEIADFRSDEGSILEKDFLLRIQNLQILLGQVEQMDPDRQIEVRKRLEKAVADIQADLDENRFEQELVYYLEKYDITEEKVRLDNHLNYFATSLNSKESNGKKLGFIAQEIGREINTIGSKANYAPMQQLVVQMKDELEKIKEQMLNVL
- the gmk gene encoding guanylate kinase; this encodes MKGGKLIIFSAPSGSGKTTIVRHLLEQPDLNLAFSISATSRPRRIKEKNGEHYYFMSISEFKNNIKNDKFLEWEEVYRDNFYGTLKSEVERLWAEGKNVIFDIDVAGGLRIKRKFPKETLAVFVKPPSVDELKIRLKKRSTESDDKINMRIAKASVELATAPQFDKIIKNYDLDTALQEAHDLVAEFIAEEAD
- the nadD gene encoding nicotinate (nicotinamide) nucleotide adenylyltransferase; protein product: MIKTGLYFGTFNPIHIGHMVIANHMVEFSDLDEVWFVITPQSPFKKKKSLLDNNHRYQMVYEAVEDYPKLKPSKIEFDLSQPNYTVDTLVHLNEKYGDGHRFSLIMGEDNLKGFHKWKNYEVILEHHDIYVYPRISRERRANLFDRHPKIQMVEAPIMEISSTFIRKHYKMGKNVRPLLPGKVWKYMDEMNFYK
- a CDS encoding transposase, with the protein product MDATCYESNMRYPTNVKLLWECTDWLHRLLKKVCGEKKVAMPRSKYLKWKKRYVSYSKMKRKTKKKRDALTRALLLLTEKFSAELDRMEGEHGLAFTVDQYVRRAAARKVREQQYALFHHGVRPEGRIVSLDRPYVRPIVRGKEKKPVEFGAKVHKFQVGGIGFIEHLSFDAFHEGIRFRKTVLDAQGLTRTKVKIVGADAIYATNKNRKFATGNGIRTDFKRKGRAGKHEGHRKKLAAAITKERAARLEGSFGNDKEHYGLKRIRARTKATEILWIFFGIHTANALEIGRRMASARLAKAA
- a CDS encoding CAP domain-containing protein, with translation MAVILLTFSCSKENSIDNDDSQSPDTDNTTDKTVDEASRSAAIQLYEDYYVSSSASASDVSWTGSEPDCQPGEVPQETMDKIFMRLLYFRKAAGLHNNIAEDSSKSEKAQRAALMMHANGALDHDPPTDWKCYSQAGHEGAGNSLLASTRNADAIDTYIRDRGNENYPVGHRRWLLWPKLQEIGVGNTSSYNAIWVLGNSGEPPSDAPEFIAWPPPGYLPKQLAYARWSFSIAKADFERTEITMTTDTGENIAMETEELTGIYGDNTIVWKPEINTSTFSEDTTFMVRVTNVGIAGEMRDFAYKTVLFDSTK